The following coding sequences are from one Streptomyces sp. V3I7 window:
- a CDS encoding carbohydrate ABC transporter permease, whose product MSVLTSREASGTGTRPARTTRRAGTGRLAAALLSPTLLVVGLVIGYPVVAALRLSFQVSHQSIDPHTGFNVTTTTFGLDNYARVFGDDRILRPWWNTTSFALASVTLEVFIGMAMALVMHRAFQGRALVRAAVLVPWAIPTAMSGLLWKWIFNSQGIANDILGAQILWNRDGFQAWLSVVVADTWKTAPFIGLLVLAGLQVIPGELYEAARVDGASPWRTFWRITLPLVRPALVVAVLFRLLDVLRMFDLPYVLVGPRKHSVETLSMIAFEEMTNLRFGTAAAYATVLFAYVAVVAFAFVRLFGADLIGRGTGSER is encoded by the coding sequence ATGTCCGTCCTGACATCGAGAGAGGCCTCCGGCACCGGTACCCGGCCCGCGCGCACCACGCGCCGGGCCGGCACCGGCCGGCTGGCGGCCGCACTGCTCTCACCGACCCTCCTGGTGGTCGGGCTCGTCATCGGCTACCCGGTGGTGGCCGCCCTGCGCCTGTCGTTCCAGGTGTCGCACCAGTCCATCGACCCGCACACCGGGTTCAACGTCACCACGACCACGTTCGGACTGGACAACTACGCCAGGGTCTTCGGCGACGACCGGATCCTGCGACCGTGGTGGAACACCACGTCGTTCGCGCTGGCATCGGTGACGCTGGAGGTCTTCATCGGCATGGCCATGGCCCTGGTGATGCACCGCGCCTTCCAGGGCCGCGCGCTCGTGCGCGCCGCCGTCCTGGTGCCGTGGGCCATCCCGACCGCCATGTCCGGCCTCCTCTGGAAGTGGATCTTCAACAGCCAGGGCATCGCCAACGACATCCTCGGCGCCCAGATCCTGTGGAACCGCGACGGGTTCCAGGCCTGGCTGTCCGTCGTCGTCGCCGACACCTGGAAGACCGCGCCGTTCATCGGCCTGCTCGTCCTGGCCGGACTCCAGGTCATCCCCGGCGAGTTGTACGAGGCGGCCAGGGTCGACGGCGCTTCGCCGTGGCGCACCTTCTGGCGGATCACGCTGCCCCTGGTCCGCCCGGCCCTCGTGGTGGCGGTGCTCTTCCGGCTGCTGGACGTGCTGCGCATGTTCGACCTGCCGTACGTCCTGGTCGGCCCGCGCAAGCACTCCGTCGAGACGCTCTCGATGATCGCCTTCGAGGAGATGACCAATCTGCGCTTCGGCACCGCCGCCGCGTACGCGACCGTCCTGTTCGCCTACGTGGCCGTGGTCGCCTTCGCGTTCGTCAGGCTGTTCGGAGCCGACCTGATCGGCCGGGGTACAGGGAGCGAACGATGA
- a CDS encoding glycosyl hydrolase family 65 protein, with translation MSAPSSEPVPDDWVLATDDPLTDYHPAFTGNGYLAARVPAAGNGFAEAPIRTQFHVAGLYTGAEGEWARKASLPAWTTLDVGDGSGTFNTAFAPEPGQDEAPAVGGDWAPVDSPLTTVARGIAGYRQTLDLRTGVIATAARWTSPAGRVTDVRYEILTARHRTHTAAVTVTVTPHWDGTLEVTDALDERGALRTRDTRQGATGGPEDLIWLTTAARGSSVTAAVAAALHAPADARAETAEGTAVRRIGLPVRAGTSYTFTKYVGLATSHDTADPLALAREAALEAAACGYERLAEDSRAAWAREWQGDITVHGDERLRRQVRAAKFYLLTSARAGLPWSPSPAGLSSDGYNGHVFWDTETWIWPSLLAQHPDIAESVLDYRLDRLDAAYANAARGGDTGARFPWESSLDGSEDTPSWAPFGDYELHVTSDVALAFWQYWLATGDETWLRAKGWPVLRGAADFWASRAVLGADGRYHLSGVIPPDEYAIEPHDDSAYTNASAAAVLRFATEAAAVLGEPADPAWYEAARGLVVPFDERLGVHPEFAGYEGEQIKQADVVMLAYPWEHPQDEAVTRADLEYYLPRTHEDGPSMTDSVHAIVYAQLGEAEAALDRTRHSVDPFVRAPFEQFAEARKGGAFTFLTGHGGFLQVFLYGYSGLRWRPDRVVLAPILPAALDGITLSRLHWRGRVFDVDIRHEGTTVRLRSGPELPVEAEGHVYRVRPGEPLTLRTRG, from the coding sequence ATGTCTGCCCCGAGCAGCGAACCGGTGCCGGACGACTGGGTGCTGGCCACCGACGACCCGCTGACCGACTACCACCCGGCCTTCACGGGCAACGGCTACCTCGCCGCGCGGGTCCCGGCCGCCGGCAACGGCTTCGCCGAGGCCCCGATCCGCACCCAGTTCCACGTCGCCGGGCTCTACACCGGCGCCGAGGGGGAGTGGGCCCGCAAGGCCTCGCTGCCGGCGTGGACGACGCTGGACGTCGGCGACGGCAGCGGCACCTTCAACACGGCCTTCGCTCCCGAGCCCGGCCAGGACGAGGCACCCGCGGTCGGCGGCGACTGGGCGCCGGTGGACAGCCCCCTGACCACGGTGGCCCGCGGCATCGCCGGCTACCGCCAGACCCTGGACCTGCGCACCGGCGTCATCGCCACCGCCGCACGCTGGACCTCCCCTGCCGGGCGGGTGACCGACGTGCGCTACGAGATCCTCACCGCCCGGCACCGCACCCACACGGCCGCCGTCACGGTCACGGTGACCCCGCACTGGGACGGAACCCTGGAGGTCACCGACGCCCTCGACGAACGGGGCGCCCTGCGCACCCGCGACACCCGACAGGGCGCGACGGGGGGCCCTGAGGATCTGATCTGGCTGACGACGGCGGCCCGGGGCAGCTCGGTCACCGCCGCCGTCGCGGCAGCCCTGCACGCTCCGGCCGACGCGCGCGCCGAGACGGCCGAGGGGACCGCGGTCCGCCGGATCGGCCTCCCGGTGCGGGCCGGTACGTCGTACACCTTCACCAAGTACGTCGGCCTCGCCACCAGCCACGACACGGCCGACCCGCTCGCGCTCGCCCGCGAGGCCGCGCTGGAGGCGGCGGCGTGCGGCTACGAGCGGCTGGCCGAGGACAGCCGGGCCGCCTGGGCGCGCGAGTGGCAAGGCGACATCACCGTCCACGGCGACGAACGGCTGCGACGCCAGGTGCGGGCCGCCAAGTTCTACCTGCTCACCAGCGCCCGCGCCGGGCTGCCGTGGTCGCCGTCCCCGGCGGGGCTGTCCAGCGACGGGTACAACGGACACGTCTTCTGGGACACCGAGACCTGGATCTGGCCCAGCCTCCTCGCCCAGCACCCGGACATCGCCGAGAGCGTCCTGGACTACCGCCTGGACCGGCTCGACGCCGCGTACGCCAACGCCGCGCGCGGCGGTGACACGGGCGCCCGCTTCCCGTGGGAGAGCAGCCTCGACGGCAGCGAGGACACGCCCTCCTGGGCCCCGTTCGGCGACTACGAACTGCACGTCACCTCCGACGTGGCCCTCGCCTTCTGGCAGTACTGGCTCGCCACCGGCGACGAGACGTGGCTGCGGGCCAAGGGGTGGCCCGTGCTGCGCGGCGCCGCCGACTTCTGGGCGAGCCGGGCGGTCCTCGGCGCGGACGGCCGGTACCACCTGAGCGGCGTGATCCCGCCGGACGAGTACGCGATCGAGCCCCACGACGACTCCGCGTACACCAACGCCTCCGCCGCCGCGGTCCTGCGCTTCGCCACCGAGGCCGCCGCCGTCCTCGGCGAACCGGCCGATCCCGCGTGGTACGAGGCCGCGCGGGGCCTCGTCGTCCCCTTCGACGAACGGCTCGGTGTGCACCCGGAGTTCGCCGGATACGAGGGCGAGCAGATCAAGCAGGCCGACGTCGTGATGCTCGCCTACCCCTGGGAGCACCCACAGGACGAGGCGGTCACCCGGGCCGACCTGGAGTACTACCTGCCCCGCACGCACGAGGACGGCCCATCGATGACGGACTCGGTCCACGCGATCGTGTACGCCCAACTCGGGGAAGCGGAAGCGGCGTTGGACCGCACCCGGCACAGCGTGGACCCGTTCGTGCGGGCCCCCTTCGAGCAGTTCGCGGAGGCCCGTAAGGGAGGCGCCTTCACCTTCCTCACCGGGCACGGCGGCTTCCTCCAGGTGTTCCTGTACGGCTACTCGGGACTGCGCTGGCGCCCCGACCGCGTCGTCCTTGCCCCGATCCTGCCCGCCGCGCTGGACGGCATCACCCTCAGCCGACTCCACTGGCGGGGCCGCGTCTTCGACGTCGACATCCGGCACGAGGGAACGACGGTCCGGCTGCGCTCGGGCCCGGAACTCCCGGTGGAGGCCGAGGGGCACGTCTACCGGGTCCGGCCCGGGGAGCCGCTCACCCTGCGCACGCGCGGCTGA
- a CDS encoding ABC transporter substrate-binding protein, whose protein sequence is MNDQIGQWGKEDMVSSEQTVVRTGTGRARTVRWGAVAATSAICASLLVGCGSSDSDSKGGGAPEASKERGPITLAMGKDTTGTVQGQLDRWNKKHPDQKVTLVELPESADQQRQQFIQNAQTKSDAYTVLNLDVVWTAEFAANQWIDQLPAGKFPLDQMLPSVVKTGTYFGKQYAIPYNTNAGLLFYRKDLLDKIKAQPPQTWAEMEQDCAKVSKLPEGEGIDCYAGQFDKYEGLTVNFSEAVASAGGSVVDAKGKATVDTDAAKKGLHFLADGFKEGRIDKKAATYQEEDGRRAFQSGKLLFHRQWPYQWALAGAKDGSSKVAGKFGVAPLPGLDGPGKSTLGGLNLAISKFAKNKATALDFIKFFSNTANARANLQVNSSAPPYTALYDDPALNKKFPYLATLKQSLATATPRPAVVHYGDATAAIQESAAAALSGDKSVDAALADMQKNLSAAIAEK, encoded by the coding sequence TTGAACGATCAAATAGGGCAGTGGGGCAAGGAGGACATGGTGAGTTCGGAGCAGACAGTGGTCCGTACGGGTACCGGCAGAGCACGGACGGTGCGATGGGGCGCGGTGGCGGCGACGTCCGCGATATGCGCGTCGCTCCTCGTCGGCTGCGGCAGCTCGGACTCCGACTCCAAGGGCGGGGGCGCCCCGGAGGCCTCCAAGGAGCGCGGGCCGATCACCCTGGCCATGGGCAAGGACACCACCGGCACCGTCCAGGGCCAGTTGGACCGCTGGAACAAGAAGCACCCCGACCAGAAGGTCACCCTCGTCGAGCTCCCGGAGAGCGCCGACCAGCAGCGCCAGCAGTTCATCCAGAACGCGCAGACCAAGTCCGACGCGTACACGGTCCTCAACCTGGACGTCGTGTGGACGGCCGAGTTCGCGGCCAACCAGTGGATCGACCAGCTGCCCGCCGGCAAGTTCCCGCTCGACCAGATGCTGCCCTCCGTGGTGAAGACGGGGACGTACTTCGGCAAGCAGTACGCCATCCCGTACAACACCAACGCCGGTCTGCTCTTCTACCGCAAGGACCTGCTCGACAAGATCAAGGCCCAACCCCCGCAGACCTGGGCCGAGATGGAGCAGGACTGCGCGAAGGTCAGCAAGCTCCCCGAGGGCGAGGGCATCGACTGCTACGCTGGCCAGTTCGACAAGTACGAGGGCCTGACCGTCAACTTCTCCGAGGCCGTGGCCTCCGCCGGCGGCTCCGTCGTCGACGCCAAGGGCAAGGCCACCGTCGACACGGACGCCGCGAAGAAGGGCCTGCACTTCCTGGCCGACGGGTTCAAGGAGGGCCGTATCGACAAGAAGGCCGCCACCTACCAGGAGGAGGACGGCCGCCGCGCCTTCCAGTCCGGCAAGCTGCTCTTCCACCGCCAGTGGCCGTACCAGTGGGCCCTGGCAGGCGCCAAGGACGGCTCCAGCAAGGTCGCCGGCAAGTTCGGCGTCGCCCCGCTGCCCGGTCTCGACGGACCCGGCAAGTCGACCCTCGGCGGACTGAACCTGGCCATCAGCAAGTTCGCCAAGAACAAGGCCACCGCGCTGGACTTCATCAAGTTCTTCTCCAACACGGCGAACGCGCGGGCCAACCTCCAGGTCAACTCCTCCGCCCCGCCGTACACCGCGCTCTACGACGACCCGGCGCTGAACAAGAAGTTCCCCTACCTGGCGACCCTCAAGCAGTCCCTCGCCACGGCGACGCCCCGCCCCGCCGTCGTCCACTACGGCGACGCGACGGCCGCCATCCAGGAGAGCGCCGCGGCCGCGCTGAGCGGCGACAAGTCCGTCGACGCCGCGCTGGCGGACATGCAGAAGAACCTCTCCGCCGCCATCGCCGAGAAGTAG
- a CDS encoding multicopper oxidase family protein: MRKPSRRTLLSASFAAFGSGLLAACTESGSQPHSGSRPASGAGADGGPFVPPGPKGYVSPSGPEVRAAERKRGSGRVREFKLTAEETTLDLHGRKVRTWAYGDTLPGPQLRLNAGEVLSVHLANRLPTGTTLHSHGVRLRCDMDGVPDLTQAPIRPGTGFTYRFAVTNPGTYFVHSHSGLQPDRGLYAPLIVDDPKEPLSYDKEWILVLDDWLDGVDGSTPDQVLSELTHGRGMAMDGHGGHKGMGRSAGSKGPSRVLHGSHSRLLHSEGGNVAHPYFLANGRLPTDPSVFRARPGDRIRLRIINAGAETAFRVALAGHAMTVTHTDGYPVEHKTTDGLLIGMAERYDVLVTAKDGVFPLVALAEGKNARAMAVLRTAARGAAPPSGARPDELDGQIVPARRLRPHESVVLSDRKPDRDFRVRLTGGMKNYDWAFDHRPYEVTQRHPVRQGERVRLTVINATDMWHPIHLHGHTFAIYGLDGLGARKDTSIVLPHRKLVVEFDADNPGLWMLHCHNQYHSESGMMTILGYRA, translated from the coding sequence ATGCGCAAACCTTCGCGGCGTACCTTGCTCTCCGCCTCTTTCGCGGCCTTCGGCTCGGGACTGCTGGCCGCCTGTACCGAATCCGGCTCGCAACCGCACTCCGGCTCCCGTCCCGCATCGGGGGCCGGCGCCGACGGCGGCCCGTTCGTTCCTCCGGGGCCCAAGGGGTATGTGAGCCCCTCCGGGCCCGAGGTCCGCGCCGCTGAACGCAAACGGGGCTCCGGCCGCGTGCGCGAGTTCAAGCTCACCGCCGAGGAGACCACCCTCGACCTGCACGGCCGGAAGGTCCGCACCTGGGCGTACGGCGACACGCTGCCAGGGCCGCAGTTGCGGCTGAACGCCGGTGAGGTCCTGAGCGTCCATCTCGCCAACCGTCTGCCCACCGGCACGACGCTGCACTCCCACGGGGTGCGTCTGCGGTGCGACATGGACGGGGTGCCCGATCTGACGCAGGCGCCGATCCGCCCGGGCACCGGCTTCACCTACCGGTTCGCCGTCACCAACCCCGGTACCTATTTCGTGCACTCCCACTCGGGGCTCCAGCCCGACCGTGGCCTGTACGCGCCGCTCATCGTCGACGACCCCAAGGAGCCCCTCTCCTACGACAAGGAGTGGATCCTCGTCCTCGACGACTGGCTCGACGGCGTGGACGGCTCCACCCCCGACCAGGTCCTCTCCGAGCTCACGCACGGCCGCGGGATGGCGATGGACGGCCACGGCGGCCACAAGGGGATGGGCCGCTCCGCCGGGTCGAAGGGCCCCTCGCGCGTGCTCCACGGCTCCCACAGCCGGCTGCTGCACAGCGAGGGCGGCAATGTCGCCCACCCGTACTTCCTCGCCAACGGCCGCCTGCCCACCGACCCGTCGGTGTTCCGGGCCCGCCCGGGCGACCGCATCCGGCTCCGCATCATCAACGCCGGGGCGGAGACCGCGTTCCGTGTCGCGCTCGCCGGTCACGCCATGACCGTCACCCACACCGACGGCTACCCCGTGGAGCACAAGACGACGGACGGCCTGCTCATCGGCATGGCCGAGCGCTACGACGTGCTGGTCACCGCCAAGGACGGCGTCTTCCCGCTCGTCGCCCTCGCGGAGGGCAAGAACGCGCGGGCCATGGCCGTGCTGCGCACCGCGGCCCGCGGCGCCGCTCCCCCGTCGGGCGCCCGCCCCGACGAGCTCGACGGGCAGATCGTGCCGGCCCGCCGGCTGCGGCCCCACGAGTCGGTGGTCCTGAGCGACCGCAAGCCGGACCGCGACTTCCGCGTCCGGCTCACGGGCGGCATGAAGAACTACGACTGGGCCTTCGACCACCGGCCCTACGAGGTCACCCAGCGCCACCCCGTGCGCCAGGGGGAGCGCGTCCGCCTCACCGTCATCAACGCGACCGACATGTGGCACCCCATCCATCTGCACGGCCACACCTTCGCCATCTACGGGCTCGACGGGCTCGGGGCGCGCAAGGACACCTCCATCGTGCTCCCCCACCGCAAACTCGTCGTCGAGTTCGACGCCGACAACCCCGGGCTGTGGATGCTGCACTGTCACAACCAGTACCACTCGGAGTCCGGGATGATGACGATCCTCGGCTACCGCGCGTAG
- a CDS encoding carbohydrate ABC transporter permease, whose translation MSTTRVRGRRGAAWARRLGTGLIVAYCLVPFYWMVVSSLRRPTDQFSNAPIPAPLSFENYSSAFDPKNGFGRALVNSAVVAGVTTALTLVVAVFAGYALARLRFRGKTLILTLIIAASMFPPIILVVPLLRLFTDIGWINTYQAMIVPSMSFTLPLAVWNLTAFFRQMPAELEKAAQVDGCTPGQAFRKVVLPLAAPGVFTTAILVFICAWNEFLIAVSVVNRRDMMTANVIVSLFTGAYKYDQPFGTQMAAGVVVTLPLVVAVLLFQRRIVDGLTAGGLK comes from the coding sequence ATGAGCACGACACGTGTACGAGGGCGCAGGGGAGCGGCGTGGGCCCGGCGCCTGGGCACCGGCCTGATCGTCGCCTACTGCCTGGTGCCCTTCTACTGGATGGTGGTCTCCAGCCTGCGCCGGCCCACCGACCAGTTCTCCAACGCGCCGATCCCCGCGCCCCTTTCGTTCGAGAACTACTCCAGCGCCTTCGACCCGAAGAACGGCTTCGGCCGCGCTCTGGTGAACAGCGCGGTGGTCGCCGGCGTCACGACCGCGCTCACGCTCGTCGTCGCCGTGTTCGCCGGATACGCCCTGGCGCGGCTGCGGTTCCGGGGCAAGACGCTGATCCTCACCCTGATCATCGCGGCGTCGATGTTCCCGCCGATCATCCTGGTGGTGCCGCTGCTGCGGCTGTTCACCGACATCGGCTGGATCAACACGTACCAGGCGATGATCGTGCCGAGCATGAGCTTCACGCTGCCGCTCGCGGTGTGGAACCTGACCGCCTTCTTCCGCCAGATGCCGGCCGAACTGGAGAAGGCCGCCCAGGTCGACGGCTGCACCCCCGGGCAGGCGTTCCGCAAGGTCGTCCTACCACTGGCCGCGCCCGGCGTCTTCACGACGGCCATCCTCGTCTTCATCTGCGCCTGGAACGAGTTCCTCATCGCGGTCAGCGTGGTGAACCGGCGCGACATGATGACGGCGAACGTGATCGTGTCCCTGTTCACCGGCGCGTACAAGTACGACCAGCCGTTCGGCACCCAGATGGCGGCCGGCGTCGTGGTGACGCTCCCGCTCGTCGTCGCCGTGCTCCTCTTCCAGCGACGCATCGTGGACGGCCTCACGGCAGGAGGACTCAAGTAG
- a CDS encoding LacI family DNA-binding transcriptional regulator has product MPLSSARGRSGGAGSATITDVAEAAGVSRQTVSNVLNAPHRVRAETRERVERAIAELGYHPNRMARSLRASSPGMVGCRILPVSAGTVASIQDRFLHALAEAGQRSDCHVLLFTASESDAPDGAGVSETERSIALWRAGAVRGVVLYDLTHDDPRPRELTVAGVPFVAFGRTAAETDGYSWADVDNEAGTAAAVDHLVAAGHRRIGFLGWPEGSRLGDARARGWLSAMDRHGVLRRSHRLDVRGPDTMAGGTALMTELLNRPEPPTAVVAATDTLAVGALHALPHRGRRPGEDVAVVGFDDTPAAAALGLTSVRQPIEEVGRLIMAELLRLTGASEGEADESGRMRQLLAPELVIRTSSAPGAAEDPVRR; this is encoded by the coding sequence ATGCCGCTCAGCTCCGCACGGGGCCGCTCCGGCGGGGCAGGATCCGCGACCATCACGGACGTGGCCGAGGCCGCCGGGGTGTCGCGGCAGACGGTGTCCAACGTGCTCAACGCCCCGCATCGTGTGCGGGCCGAGACCCGCGAGCGCGTCGAACGCGCCATCGCCGAGCTGGGCTACCACCCCAACCGCATGGCCCGCTCGCTGCGGGCCAGTTCACCGGGGATGGTCGGGTGCCGGATCCTGCCCGTGAGCGCGGGGACGGTCGCCTCCATCCAGGACCGGTTCCTGCACGCGCTCGCCGAGGCGGGGCAGCGCAGCGACTGTCACGTCCTGCTGTTCACCGCGTCCGAGAGCGACGCGCCGGACGGGGCGGGGGTGTCGGAGACCGAGCGGAGCATCGCCCTGTGGCGGGCGGGAGCGGTGCGCGGCGTCGTGCTCTACGACCTCACCCACGACGATCCGCGGCCGCGCGAACTCACCGTGGCGGGCGTGCCGTTCGTCGCGTTCGGCCGGACCGCTGCTGAAACTGACGGCTACAGCTGGGCCGACGTCGACAACGAGGCGGGGACGGCCGCCGCGGTCGATCATCTGGTGGCCGCCGGACACCGCCGCATCGGCTTCCTCGGCTGGCCGGAGGGCAGCCGGCTCGGCGACGCCCGCGCGCGGGGCTGGCTCAGCGCCATGGACCGGCACGGTGTGCTGAGGCGGAGCCACCGGCTGGATGTCCGGGGGCCCGACACCATGGCCGGCGGCACCGCGCTCATGACGGAGCTGCTGAACCGTCCGGAGCCGCCCACCGCCGTCGTCGCGGCGACGGACACGCTCGCGGTCGGCGCCCTGCACGCCCTGCCGCACCGGGGCCGGCGCCCCGGCGAGGACGTCGCCGTGGTCGGCTTCGACGACACCCCGGCGGCCGCCGCCCTCGGCCTGACCAGCGTGCGCCAGCCGATAGAGGAGGTCGGCCGGCTGATCATGGCCGAGCTGCTGCGGCTCACCGGCGCGAGCGAGGGGGAGGCGGACGAGAGCGGTCGCATGCGTCAACTCCTCGCCCCGGAACTGGTGATCCGCACCAGCTCGGCGCCCGGGGCGGCGGAAGATCCCGTACGGCGGTAG